The Felis catus isolate Fca126 chromosome X, F.catus_Fca126_mat1.0, whole genome shotgun sequence genome includes a region encoding these proteins:
- the PSMD10 gene encoding 26S proteasome non-ATPase regulatory subunit 10 isoform X2: protein MEGCVSNLMVCNLAYSGKLEELKERILSDKSLATRTDQDSRTALHWACSAGHTEIVEFLLQLGVPVNDKDDAGWSPLHIAASAGRDEIVKALLGKGAQVNAVNQNGCTPLHYAASKNRHEIAVMLLEGGANPDAKDHYEATAMHRAAAKDT from the exons ATGGAGGGGTGTGTATCTAACCTAATGGTCTGCAACCTGGCCTACAGCGGGAAGCTGGAGGAGTTGAAGGAGAGGATCCTTTCTGATAAATCCCTGGCTACTAGAACGGACCAG GACAGCAGAACCGCATTGCACTGGGCCTGCTCAGCCGGACATACCGAAATTGTTGAATTCTTGCTGCAACTTGGAGTGCCCGTGAATGATAAAGATGAT GCAGGTTGGTCTCCACTTCATATTGCTGCGTCTGCTGGCCGGGATGAGATCGTAAAAGCCCTTCTGGGTAAAGGTGCCCAGGTGAATGCAGTCAACCAAAATGGCTGTACTCCCCTACATTATGCAGCTTCCAAAAACAGACATGAG ATTGCTGTCATGTTACTGGAAGGCGGGGCTAATCCAGATGCGAAGGACCATTATGAGGCTACAGCAATGCACCGGGCGGCAGCCAAGG